The Methanosarcina acetivorans C2A genome includes the window ATTCAATTCTACTTCATTTGCAATCTCGTCCATTGTGACATCATCGTAACCTCGTGAAAAGAAAAGTTTTTCAGCAGCGTTGAGGATGTCTTCACATCTTTGAGCTTTTTTTCGCTGCTTTCGTTCTGCTAGTGTCATT containing:
- a CDS encoding TetR/AcrR family transcriptional regulator — encoded protein: MTLAERKQRKKAQRCEDILNAAEKLFFSRGYDDVTMDEIANEVELNRQLCIFTSNIKSRFFLLS